A region of the Nocardia nova SH22a genome:
GGTGGCATTCGCCCGCGCCGTCCGCTCGTCGATGAGTGTGTTACGCCGGGTCCTCGAACCCGCCCACGTCTTCACATTCGTCGCGGGATTGAGCGTGGCCGGTGTCCACCTGCATCAGCACATATTCACCCGTCCCGCCGGGACAGCGCGGGATGTGGCATGGCACGACGCCGATTTTCCTGGCGCGCCCCGGATCCCCGCGTCCGAACTCGACGCGCTGTGCGCCGAGTTGGCGGCGGTGTGGTCAGCGGATCAGTGATCCCATTCGAAGACCGCGATGA
Encoded here:
- a CDS encoding HIT family protein — protein: MSPVVHAGDLVLVTHRPADGEWARPGYLFVEPRRHVATLDLLDDAEMVAFARAVRSSMSVLRRVLEPAHVFTFVAGLSVAGVHLHQHIFTRPAGTARDVAWHDADFPGAPRIPASELDALCAELAAVWSADQ